From Anticarsia gemmatalis isolate Benzon Research Colony breed Stoneville strain chromosome 27, ilAntGemm2 primary, whole genome shotgun sequence, one genomic window encodes:
- the Hmgcr gene encoding HMG coenzyme A reductase, translated as MKVWGAHGEFCARHQWEVIVATLALLACAASVERNGPGNRSEHCAGWARACPGLEAEYQAADAVIMTFVRCAALLYAYYQISNLHKIASKYLLIIAGVFSTFASFIFTSAVASLFFNELASIKDAPFLFLLVADVARGARMAKAGWSAGEDQGKRVGRALALLGPTATLDTFLAVLLVGVGALSGVPRLEHMCTFACLALLVDYLVFVTFYPACLSLVADFASGRKEMAPDSPFSEADLKPNPVVQRVKMIMAAGLLCVHLTSRWPWSADSGISEGPTDTMTPTTNENVLLHSYVKWFSVSADYIVIATLLCALIIKFMFFEEHRNWVIDMNDMTVKEVVQETKPKWSVGDDSSSEVSTQTEGGLEENEWPTLSPSSSLARLNCKKRPMAECLEIYRSEGACTSLSDEEVIMLVEQSHIPLHRLESVLGDPLRGVKLRRKVVGNRFHTDVAINQLPYLNYDYSKVLNACCENVIGYVGVPVGYAGPLVVDGKPYMIPMATTEGALVASTNRGAKAIGSRGVTSVVEDVGMTRAPAVKLPNVVRAHECRQWIDNKENYALIKEAFDSTSRFARLQEIHIGVDGATLYLRFRATTGDAMGMNMVSKGAENALKLLKNYFPDMEVISLSGNYCSDKKAAAINWVKGRGKRVVCETTITSENLRTIFKTDSRTLARCNKIKNLSGSALAGSIGGNNAHAANMVTAIFIATGQDPAQNVTSSNCSTNMEICGENGEDLYVTCTMPSLEVGTVGGGTILTGQGACLEILGVKGAGVRPAENSARLASLICATVLAGELSLMAALVNSDLVKSHMRHNRSAVNVQNDMNITLKVPTL; from the coding sequence ATGAAAGTCTGGGGCGCCCACGGAGAATTCTGTGCGAGACATCAATGGGAGGTCATCGTCGCTACATTAGCACTTTTAGCCTGCGCGGCTAGTGTCGAACGAAATGGGCCCGGGAACAGGTCGGAGCACTGCGCCGGCTGGGCTCGAGCCTGCCCAGGGCTTGAGGCAGAATACCAAGCCGCCGACGCGGTTATCATGACGTTTGTCCGCTGCGCCGCTCTCCTATACGCGTACTACCAGATTTCGAACTTACACAAAATCGCTTCAAAGTACCTCCTAATCATTGCCGGGGTGTTTTCCACGTTCGCAAGCTTCATTTTCACTTCTGCGGTCGCTAGCTTGTTTTTTAATGAACTAGCTAGTATAAAGGACGCcccgtttttgtttttgttagtcGCTGATGTGGCTAGGGGGGCAAGGATGGCCAAAGCAGGCTGGTCTGCGGGCGAAGACCAAGGGAAAAGAGTGGGAAGAGCTTTAGCATTGCTCGGACCTACGGCAACTTTGGATACTTTTCTTGCAGTACTTTTGGTCGGAGTGGGAGCATTGTCTGGGGTCCCCAGACTAGAGCACATGTGTACTTTCGCCTGCCTAGCTTTACTAGTAGACTATTTAGTCTTTGTCACATTCTACCCGGCCTGTTTATCCCTGGTTGCCGATTTCGCGTCAGGAAGGAAAGAAATGGCTCCCGATAGCCCGTTTTCTGAAGCAGATTTGAAGCCTAATCCAGTAGTTCAAAGGGTCAAAATGATTATGGCAGCCGGCTTGCTTTGTGTTCATTTGACTAGCAGATGGCCATGGAGCGCAGACAGCGGCATTTCCGAGGGCCCTACAGACACTATGACCCCAACAACTAACGAGAATGTTCTTCTCCATTCATACGTCAAATGGTTCTCAGTCTCAGCTGATTATATTGTCATAGCAACATTACTATGTGCGTTAATAATCAAATTCATGTTCTTTGAAGAACATAGGAACTGGGTTATAGATATGAACGATATGACTGTGAAAGAGGTTGTACAGGAGACGAAACCGAAATGGTCTGTTGGTGATGATTCAAGTTCCGAAGTGTCTACGCAGACAGAGGGAGGTTTAGAAGAAAATGAATGGCCTACGCTGTCACCTAGTTCTTCACTAGCTAGGTTAAACTGTAAGAAACGACCAATGGCCGAATGCCTAGAGATTTATAGATCAGAAGGCGCTTGCACATCTCTGAGTGATGAAGAAGTGATTATGCTCGTCGAACAATCACATATACCATTGCATCGACTAGAATCTGTATTAGGCGATCCTCTCCGAGGTGTAAAACTTCGCAGAAAAGTAGTCGGAAACCGTTTCCACACCGATGTAGCGATAAACCAACTGCCTTATTTAAATTACGATTATTCTAAAGTGTTGAACGCGTGTTGCGAGAATGTTATCGGCTATGTTGGCGTGCCTGTGGGTTACGCGGGACCGTTGGTTGTTGATGGGAAACCTTATATGATACCTATGGCTACTACTGAAGGTGCCCTGGTTGCGTCAACCAACCGAGGAGCGAAGGCAATCGGGTCTAGGGGCGTAACTAGTGTTGTAGAAGATGTTGGGATGACTCGAGCGCCCGCTGTCAAGCTGCCCAACGTCGTACGAGCCCACGAATGCCGCCAGTGGATAGACAATAAAGAAAACTATGCCTTAATAAAAGAAGCGTTTGATTCAACATCTCGCTTTGCCCGTTTACAAGAAATTCATATTGGTGTAGATGGAGCTACCTTATATCTAAGATTTAGAGCAACGACAGGAGACGCTATGGGCATGAATATGGTATCAAAAGGCGCAGAAAATGCactaaaactactgaaaaacTACTTCCCAGATATGGAAGTAATTAGCTTATCTGGTAATTACTGTTCGGATAAAAAAGCAGCGGCAATCAACTGGGTTAAAGGGAGAGGAAAGAGGGTAGTTTGCGAAACGACGATCACGAGCGAAAATCTGAGGACTATTTTCAAAACTGACTCCAGAACTTTGGCTAGATGTAACAAGATTAAAAATCTGTCTGGATCTGCTCTCGCTGGGTCAATAGGGGGCAATAACGCTCATGCAGCTAATATGGTTACAGCTATTTTTATAGCAACAGGGCAAGACCCAGCGCAGAATGTCACTAGCTCAAACTGTTCGACAAATATGGAAATTTGCGGTGAAAATGGAGAAGATCTATACGTAACTTGTACTATGCCTTCATTGGAAGTAGGGACAGTCGGTGGGGGGACAATTTTGACGGGTCAGGGGGCCTGTTTAGAGATCTTGGGGGTCAAAGGCGCTGGGGTCCGACCGGCAGAAAACTCAGCTAGACTCGCCTCACTGATTTGTGCGACTGTCTTAGCTGGGGAATTGAGTTTGATGGCCGCTTTAGTCAATTCGGACTTGGTTAAGTCTCACATGAGACACAATAGGTCTGCGGTGAATGTCCAAAATGATATGAATATTACATTGAAAGTGCCTACGTTATAA